A window of the Hordeum vulgare subsp. vulgare chromosome 5H, MorexV3_pseudomolecules_assembly, whole genome shotgun sequence genome harbors these coding sequences:
- the LOC123395028 gene encoding uncharacterized protein LOC123395028 isoform X2, which yields MASPPPPPAPTTITDLSEDLLRAIFLRLPSLPSLIHAAYSHPAFRNAARSSRAFRRSFSELHPPDVLAFFSAKHMKLDRPSNGCWEIKTSDPDYKGYLCLINPSGGLAPYNPVTQALKIFVPAPTPQDRVATQGIEFLTLACDDDPKSSRVLCVGHDKKWTRMRVAVFSPRTMEWQVFPEAEALLLPERDRNMMGSVMRGFVCWAHWRGDCILKLNTATFQFSVMNPPTPLYASIKVCQTTDEKLCVVHMKETKLAAWLWITETDDGSLDGRWMMSKEFPLRPILKELAEDYSVEVEYVYGLLVAAIDGFVYMTIYYGKPSDPSEVFLSLCLETAETKKLFKGAFCYNDETQPYVMTWHPSLVQSKEASKTKVTQDNVVDDCPVSTEETSSLVTALQSFKQSMVNDGEDIMEDYKVPLMSKITTLDAQWNSARDRILRISA from the exons ATGgcttccccgccgccgccgcccgcccccACCACTATAACAGATCTCAGCGAAGACCTCCTCCGCGCGATCTTCCTCCGCCTCCCGTCCCTCCCGAGCCTCATCCACGCCGCCTACAGCCACCCCGCCTTCCGCAACGCCGCCCGCTCGTCCCGCGCGTTCCGCCGCAGCTTCAGCGAGCTCCACCCGCCGGACGTCCTCGCCTTCTTCAGTGCGAAACACATGAAG TTGGACCGCCCCAGCAACGGCTGTTGGGAGATCAAAACCTCGGATCCAGACTACAAGGGCTACCTTTGCCTCATCAACCCGAGTGGCGGGCTCGCCCCCTACAACCCTGTAACTCAAGCCCTCAAAATCTTCGTCCCGGCGCCAACGCCACAGGACAGAGTCGCCACACAAGGAATTGAGTTCTTGACGCTCGCCTGTGACGACGATCCAAAGTCGTCGCGTGTGCTCTGCGTCGGCCACGACAAGAAATGGACGCGCATGAGAGTGGCCGTCTTCTCGCCGCGCACAATGGAGTGGCAGGTTTTTCCAGAGGCCGAGGCACTGCTGCTGCCTGAGAGAGATAGGAACATGATGGGCTCGGTGATGCGCGGGTTCGTCTGCTGGGCACACTGGAGAGGAGACTGCATCCTCAAGCTCAACACGGCCACCTTTCAGTTCTCTGTTATGAATCCGCCAACGCCATTATACGCATCAATCAAGGTTTGCCAGACAACAGATGAGAAGCTCTGTGTCGTACATATGAAGGAGACCAAACTTGCTGCTTGGCTTTGGATAACTGAAACTGATGATGGCTCTCTAGATGGGAGGTGGATGATGTCCAAGGAGTTTCCATTGCGCCCGATTTTGAAGGAGCTCgctgaggactactcagtagaggTAGAGTATGTTTATGGGCTTCTTGTGGCCGCCATCGACGGCTTTGTGTATATGACTATTTACTATGGCAAgccttcagatccttctgaggtgTTCCTATCCTTATGCCTGGAAACAGCAGAGACGAAGAAGCTCTTTAAGGGTGCATTCTGTTATAATGACGAGACCCAGCCCTACGTCATGACATGGCATCCCTCTCTGGTGCAAAGCAAG GAGGCATCAAAAACTAAAGTTACTCAAGACAATGTTGTGGATGATTGTCCCGTGAGCACAGAAGAAACTTCCTCTCTTGTCACTGCATTACAGTCATTTAAACAATCTATGGTAAATGACGGTGAGGACATCATGGAGGATTACAAGGTCCCTCTTATGAGCAAAATCACTACTTTGGATGCGCAATGGAATAGTGCAAGGGATCGTATCTTGAGGATAAGTGCATGA
- the LOC123395028 gene encoding uncharacterized protein LOC123395028 isoform X3: MASPPPPPAPTTITDLSEDLLRAIFLRLPSLPSLIHAAYSHPAFRNAARSSRAFRRSFSELHPPDVLAFFSAKHMKVILTSPSHSPWRRSDPDLLAADFLQLDRPSNGCWEIKTSDPDYKGYLCLINPSGGLAPYNPVTQALKIFVPAPTPQDRVATQGIEFLTLACDDDPKSSRVLCVGHDKKWTRMRVAVFSPRTMEWQVFPEAEALLLPERDRNMMGSVMRGFVCWAHWRGDCILKLNTATFQFSVMNPPTPLYASIKVCQTTDEKLCVVHMKETKLAAWLWITETDDGSLDGRWMMSKEFPLRPILKELAEDYSVEILLRCSYPYAWKQQRRRSSLRVHSVIMTRPSPTS; this comes from the exons ATGgcttccccgccgccgccgcccgcccccACCACTATAACAGATCTCAGCGAAGACCTCCTCCGCGCGATCTTCCTCCGCCTCCCGTCCCTCCCGAGCCTCATCCACGCCGCCTACAGCCACCCCGCCTTCCGCAACGCCGCCCGCTCGTCCCGCGCGTTCCGCCGCAGCTTCAGCGAGCTCCACCCGCCGGACGTCCTCGCCTTCTTCAGTGCGAAACACATGAAGGTAATCCTGACCTCCCCCTCCCACTCCCCATGGCGCCGCTCCGACCCGGATCTCCTCGCCGCCGATTTCTTGCAGTTGGACCGCCCCAGCAACGGCTGTTGGGAGATCAAAACCTCGGATCCAGACTACAAGGGCTACCTTTGCCTCATCAACCCGAGTGGCGGGCTCGCCCCCTACAACCCTGTAACTCAAGCCCTCAAAATCTTCGTCCCGGCGCCAACGCCACAGGACAGAGTCGCCACACAAGGAATTGAGTTCTTGACGCTCGCCTGTGACGACGATCCAAAGTCGTCGCGTGTGCTCTGCGTCGGCCACGACAAGAAATGGACGCGCATGAGAGTGGCCGTCTTCTCGCCGCGCACAATGGAGTGGCAGGTTTTTCCAGAGGCCGAGGCACTGCTGCTGCCTGAGAGAGATAGGAACATGATGGGCTCGGTGATGCGCGGGTTCGTCTGCTGGGCACACTGGAGAGGAGACTGCATCCTCAAGCTCAACACGGCCACCTTTCAGTTCTCTGTTATGAATCCGCCAACGCCATTATACGCATCAATCAAGGTTTGCCAGACAACAGATGAGAAGCTCTGTGTCGTACATATGAAGGAGACCAAACTTGCTGCTTGGCTTTGGATAACTGAAACTGATGATGGCTCTCTAGATGGGAGGTGGATGATGTCCAAGGAGTTTCCATTGCGCCCGATTTTGAAGGAGCTCgctgaggactactcagtagag atccttctgaggtgTTCCTATCCTTATGCCTGGAAACAGCAGAGACGAAGAAGCTCTTTAAGGGTGCATTCTGTTATAATGACGAGACCCAGCCCTACGTCATGA
- the LOC123395028 gene encoding uncharacterized protein LOC123395028 isoform X1, protein MASPPPPPAPTTITDLSEDLLRAIFLRLPSLPSLIHAAYSHPAFRNAARSSRAFRRSFSELHPPDVLAFFSAKHMKVILTSPSHSPWRRSDPDLLAADFLQLDRPSNGCWEIKTSDPDYKGYLCLINPSGGLAPYNPVTQALKIFVPAPTPQDRVATQGIEFLTLACDDDPKSSRVLCVGHDKKWTRMRVAVFSPRTMEWQVFPEAEALLLPERDRNMMGSVMRGFVCWAHWRGDCILKLNTATFQFSVMNPPTPLYASIKVCQTTDEKLCVVHMKETKLAAWLWITETDDGSLDGRWMMSKEFPLRPILKELAEDYSVEVEYVYGLLVAAIDGFVYMTIYYGKPSDPSEVFLSLCLETAETKKLFKGAFCYNDETQPYVMTWHPSLVQSKEASKTKVTQDNVVDDCPVSTEETSSLVTALQSFKQSMVNDGEDIMEDYKVPLMSKITTLDAQWNSARDRILRISA, encoded by the exons ATGgcttccccgccgccgccgcccgcccccACCACTATAACAGATCTCAGCGAAGACCTCCTCCGCGCGATCTTCCTCCGCCTCCCGTCCCTCCCGAGCCTCATCCACGCCGCCTACAGCCACCCCGCCTTCCGCAACGCCGCCCGCTCGTCCCGCGCGTTCCGCCGCAGCTTCAGCGAGCTCCACCCGCCGGACGTCCTCGCCTTCTTCAGTGCGAAACACATGAAGGTAATCCTGACCTCCCCCTCCCACTCCCCATGGCGCCGCTCCGACCCGGATCTCCTCGCCGCCGATTTCTTGCAGTTGGACCGCCCCAGCAACGGCTGTTGGGAGATCAAAACCTCGGATCCAGACTACAAGGGCTACCTTTGCCTCATCAACCCGAGTGGCGGGCTCGCCCCCTACAACCCTGTAACTCAAGCCCTCAAAATCTTCGTCCCGGCGCCAACGCCACAGGACAGAGTCGCCACACAAGGAATTGAGTTCTTGACGCTCGCCTGTGACGACGATCCAAAGTCGTCGCGTGTGCTCTGCGTCGGCCACGACAAGAAATGGACGCGCATGAGAGTGGCCGTCTTCTCGCCGCGCACAATGGAGTGGCAGGTTTTTCCAGAGGCCGAGGCACTGCTGCTGCCTGAGAGAGATAGGAACATGATGGGCTCGGTGATGCGCGGGTTCGTCTGCTGGGCACACTGGAGAGGAGACTGCATCCTCAAGCTCAACACGGCCACCTTTCAGTTCTCTGTTATGAATCCGCCAACGCCATTATACGCATCAATCAAGGTTTGCCAGACAACAGATGAGAAGCTCTGTGTCGTACATATGAAGGAGACCAAACTTGCTGCTTGGCTTTGGATAACTGAAACTGATGATGGCTCTCTAGATGGGAGGTGGATGATGTCCAAGGAGTTTCCATTGCGCCCGATTTTGAAGGAGCTCgctgaggactactcagtagaggTAGAGTATGTTTATGGGCTTCTTGTGGCCGCCATCGACGGCTTTGTGTATATGACTATTTACTATGGCAAgccttcagatccttctgaggtgTTCCTATCCTTATGCCTGGAAACAGCAGAGACGAAGAAGCTCTTTAAGGGTGCATTCTGTTATAATGACGAGACCCAGCCCTACGTCATGACATGGCATCCCTCTCTGGTGCAAAGCAAG GAGGCATCAAAAACTAAAGTTACTCAAGACAATGTTGTGGATGATTGTCCCGTGAGCACAGAAGAAACTTCCTCTCTTGTCACTGCATTACAGTCATTTAAACAATCTATGGTAAATGACGGTGAGGACATCATGGAGGATTACAAGGTCCCTCTTATGAGCAAAATCACTACTTTGGATGCGCAATGGAATAGTGCAAGGGATCGTATCTTGAGGATAAGTGCATGA